From Pelmatolapia mariae isolate MD_Pm_ZW linkage group LG1, Pm_UMD_F_2, whole genome shotgun sequence, one genomic window encodes:
- the pacsin3 gene encoding protein kinase C and casein kinase substrate in neurons protein 3, producing MSSNGDLSELGSSDSFWEPGNYKRTVKRIDDGHRLCNELVTCFQERAKIEKHYALQLSDWAKRWRVVVEKGPQYGTLEKAWHAFMQAADRLSELHMELRERLAGEDSEKVRSWQKEAFHKQMMGGFRETKDADDGFRKAQKPWVRKLKEVESTKKSYHQARKEEWTAANREAHAKADPTKSQEEVRKYTTRVERCNQDTEKAKERYSKALEELNRCNPRYMEDMEQVFDLTQEAERKRLCFFKDVLLDIHTHLDLSSKDSFKALYQDLGQTIRAANDTEDLRWWRNTHGPGMSMNWPQFEEWSPEASRSISKKMHSGNSEENVVTLTNIVSSAGGNVPPSPITLDTSRVKDYSSDWSDDESPKKVAVNGVGEEEEEQVEGVRVKALYDYTGQEADELSFKAGEELLKLGEEDEQGWCKGQLSNGQIGLYPANYVQVIAS from the exons ATGTCTTCTAATGGAGACCTAAGTGAGCTGGGGAGCTCTGACAGCTTCTGGGAG CCGGGGAACTACAAAAGGACGGTAAAGCGGATTGACGATGGCCACAGGCTGTGCAATGAGCTAGTCACCTGCTTCCAGGAGAGAGCCAAGATAGAAAAGCACTACGCTCTTCAGCTGAGTGACTGGGCCAAGAGGTGGAGGGTTGTTGTGGAGAAAG GGCCCCAGTATGGTACACTGGAGAAGGCTTGGCACGCCTTCATGCAAGCGGCTGATCGACTCAGCGAGCTGCACATGGAGCTGCGGGAGCGGCTGGCGGGTGAGGACAGCGAGAAAGTGCGCAGCTGGCAAAAAGAGGCCTTCCACAAGCAGATGATGGGAGGTTTCAGAGAGACGAAGGACGCGGATGATGGCTTCCGCAAAGCTCAGAAGCCCTGGGTCCGTAAGCTGAAGGAG GTGGAGTCGACTAAGAAGAGTTACCATCAGGCCAGGAAAGAGGAGTGGACGGCGGCTAACAGGGAGGCGCACGCCAAGGCTGACCCGACCAAGTCACAAGAGGAAGTTCGCAAATACACAACCCGGGTGGAGCGCTGCAACCAGGACACCGAGAAA GCAAAGGAGCGCTACTCCAAGGCCTTGGAGGAGCTGAACCGCTGTAACCCCCGCTACATGGAGGACATGGAGCAGGTGTTCGACTTAACCCAGGAGGCCGAGCGCAAGAGGCTGTGTTTCTTTAAAGATGTCCTGCTCGACATCCATACACACCTCGACCTGTCCTCCAAAGACAG CTTCAAAGCCTTGTACCAGGACCTGGGCCAGACCATTCGTGCAGCCAACGACACTGAAGACCTCAGATGGTGGAGGAACACCCACGGACCGGGCATGAGCATGAACTGGCCCCAGTTTGAG gaGTGGTCTCCAGAGGCAAGTCGCTCCATCAGCAAGAAGATGCACAGTGGAAACTCTGAGGAGAACGTGGTGACCCTCACCAACATCGTGTCCTCTGCTGGAGGCAATGTCCCACCGAGTCCCATTACCCTGGACACCAGCAG GGTGAAAGATTATTCATCAGACTGGTCAGATGATGAAAGTCCAAAGAAGGTGGCGGTAAATGGCGTcggggaggaggaagaagagcaggTAGAGGGAGTGCGAGTCAAAGCGCTCTATGATTACACGGGCCAGGAAGCCGATGAGCTCAGCTTTAAAGCAG GGGAGGAGCTACTGAAGCTGGGAGAAGAGGACGAGCAGGGTTGGTGTAAAGGACAGCTGAGCAATGGCCAGATTGGCCTCTACCCGGCCAACTACGTGCAGGTCATTGCGTCCTGA